The Dunckerocampus dactyliophorus isolate RoL2022-P2 chromosome 16, RoL_Ddac_1.1, whole genome shotgun sequence nucleotide sequence AATAATCAAATTTGATTCATGGATGCTTTTGAATGAATTAGAATCTGGATGAAACCTCTAACTAAGTATTTTTTGAGTTGAGTTTGTACCTCTGCAAGAGGTTATGCTTTCATCAATGAATGAAGTGGTGAAGGGCGATCCCATTTTCTATGATTGTGCATTATTCCTGACCACAAACTCCAGCCATGTGCTGAAAGTGGCATCTAAGGTGTACATTTTGTTCCAAATTAGGATTGTTTGGTCTGGGCAGAGGTCTCTTACTCTAATGTACCTCCATCCTTGTTTTTACCTTGTAGTAAGAAGAACACTCCTCCAATTGCAGCAATCCTCCCCTTCAGAAGATAGTTTTCTCCTCCTATTTTGGAGCACTGCATTCCCACAAGGGTTCCCACCAGCCCAAATGTCCCGAACACGATGGCAGCGATCATCAGCGCGCGAGAGGCTTGGAGGTaccctgcacacaaacacaaaggtaCAATCATGTGTTTATTAGCACTATTAAAGAATGCCCATAATCCCCAAGTATTGTATGAGTAGGTAACAGGTGCTGTTGccaagataaataaataccacTGTAACATTGCTGattaacacacaaacaaacacagccaATGATACGACTTGGCATATTCTATATAAACATTCCCCCTCGGGACTGTGAGCAGTATCGGCTTTAAGCAGTGTGAATTGAATGATCCTCTCATAATATCAGCATAAGAGCTATTGCTCAACACAATGAGTCACAATGCTTTTCCAGAGTGCGGTACAGTATGTATCATAACAAAGTTGCGGCATAGATTGGAGCCCCCTACAGGCTAACTGGTtgtaaatactaaaaaaaaagcatacagcCTTAACACAAGAGAAAAGAATCATTCTTTTTTCCAACTACTGAGTGAACTTGTCATCTCCTAACTCATGAAAACAATATTATCCTGTATTCACATGGTCGACCGTGTACCACATACAGCTTGTGAGGCCAACAAACAGGCAAGAAACTATTTAAAGTCGTTTTATGAATGTCTATTGTGCTCACTTTACTGTGGTCGTTCTCGCTTATTATCTTTCAtcccattatatttttatactccCTGTCTTTTATTACCTGCTGTTTACCAAAGACCATCACCTGTAAAATGTGACCGACTGCTGTGATGCCAGTGGATAACAACCAGAGAAACCAccgacaagtttttttttaatgtaagttttaaatgtaaattgcTATTTGTAGTCAATTGCTGCGGTGTTTCTTTCTACACAACGAATTGTTGCTCGTGCTACTAGGAATGGATCCAACCCCGATAAGAAAGTCAACAACAATTTTCCCTTGACCGGCCACATACCGCTTAGCGCGAGCAAAGATGGGAAATCACGGCAGTTGTGAACTCCCGTTGAGTCGGTGGCGCAGGACATCCAGAGATTCTCGTAGATGGTCGATGTGGTGATCACGTTACCGTCCACAGTGGACACTTTCCAGTATCGATTCGGAAGAGCGATCCCAACCATGAGCCATCCCAGAAAGCCCAGGAAGAAGGCGAAAGCTTCCACTATCGGATCCATAATTCCTTAATTTCTTAAAATTTTGGTCCAGCCTGTGTAGAGGTCTCTGGAAAGAAAGCGGTGACTAGACTATCTTCAAGCACAAACCAGTGGATGTTTGTGTGATAGACTCAGATTTCCCAGCAACCCTTGAGCCAGGATGCGACAGAACCCTACAAATTAATGATTAATTCCCAACAGCATACTTATGATTCCCCCATTATTTCCACATGTCTTTAACCTTTTCAGAGGTCCAAGTGTTTACCCAACCTAAGGGAAGTGAGGTCCAACCTTCACACCTGCTGACTAATGTCTATAGACTCAAAGCTATTTGTCACCTTCTGACAGTCGCTTTGAACACTGTCAATAAATCCCAGTCATTATTGATGGGATTCAAATCCCAGTTTGAGGCTGCCTGAAGGATGATGGAAATGTCTGTGGTCCTCAGGGGTTAGTTAGGGTGCATcatcacacacccacacatagATAAGACTGTGCTTTACAAGGGATAGACTTGTCGCTCGCTTGTCATGGCTTAAAATTTCACTCAAGCAGAcactatatttttaaaaagagtaagctattttgcaattatagttggaaagatataatgtattttatacACTTTGATGATTTGGTGATAATAAGGACTCACAAAACCGccttaatgttaaaaagtatatatttttttaaccattgAAAATGAACATATAAAATTGCATGTTTGCCTTTGTTAAGACATTGAGCTGCGATAGAAATGTTAGGGAGGTTAATGTCATATTTCACATGCATTCAGTGATATTAGAATTACATAAAAGTTTTGTTTTCTCTTTCCAATTTATACAATAAACGGAACACATGTAAAATTTCATGGcatcaaataaatataagaTTGGAAAAAGAAGATGCTTCTCATatgataataatgattataATCGTGAACTGTAGTAATTCAATGGACTTTTTCAGTAgttttttatactgtatgtcatgtgTACACTATACATAgatgtatataataaaataaacatatccATAAATACTCTCTAACAAGCCCAAAAAGCAAACACTGCAAGAAAAAGAGCATTTTTATGGAGCCGAAGTTGCTGTTTCTTTCATTTATTGCACAGTcttgcagtcttttttttttcttatgccGATTTTACTGTCTATACATGATGttgaatatttacaaaaaactattccttattttgaaaaacaaagtaGTCCTCTATGTGATGtttaaatgaaaagaaaatgcaaactcaGCTATTATAGCTGAATCATCAGAACTGTATCGTGATATGAATATGAATCCTGAGCAATTAGTTCAAGTAATTGTCACCATTTTTACAAtacattttgatttgttttataAGAAGAATCTTACTTACCAGGAAGGGCAAAAAGGGATGGAAAGTCGCGGCAGTTATAGATCCCAGTGGAATCACTGGCACAAGACATCCACAGGTTCTCATATATTGTGGAGGTTGTAATTACACTGCCTTCTGTGGTGGATTCTTTCCAATACTGGTCTTGTAGTGATACAAGAATCAGTATCCAGCTAGCAAAACCAAGGAAAAGTGCTGTAATTTCAGTAATATCTCTCATCGTGGAAGAAATCTTCTCCATCTAATCAGCCAAACTGTGAAGACATTGCCTCTGTAAGGACCTCTAATGGCAACTTCTGTATCTGATATACATTTTGGAGTGCactctgggtttttttttttttcttctcacgcACTCAAACTAACCTGGACTAATTTGACCATTGATTTGTTGGCTGTAGCTACATTATAAGTTTGCTATTCCCGCCCAAAATTGATGACATTGCACGTGCCTGGCATGTTACCATAGAAATGTAAGCATACATTGAACCCTGTTTGTTCTAGCAGAGGCAGAGATGAGATATTTTAAATATACGAGACTGCTTTACATCATGCAATACCCATAAAATGCATTATGATTCTTTGGCACTGCAGTCAAGCCCAATGGAGACAATTTGTAATGTATAATTCAGACAATTAGGAGAATTCAATATTAGTttaaagcagtgattctcaactggtgggtgggGATCCATACGTGGCTCGCGGTCAGCTTGTCAAAAATGAAATTCacatatgtaatatacaaccTATGTCTGAAAATTGACAAATATTAGCAATGTTCAGTCATCTTCCTCACTGGTATTTATTCATTGGACGTTTATGGGTGAAATATTTGATTTTGCAGACTCATTTTAGTAAAATGTTGATCATTAATTTTAATCCACGCATTATTTGTAAGCATGCAGTTATCATATTCCTCCTCATTTCCTTAATAAACTATCTGAAGGAATTCCTGCAATACTGTAGAACACATGTAATTTTGTGTATTAATGTATGAAAATATGACATTGATGACAGTGATTTTAGAAAACCACTACATTGGCTTGGCTTAAATCAAAGTTGTTCAGGGCTTTAATGGCTTTTAATGAGGTTtggaccatttgagaacccctagTTTAAGCCATTAtattcaaaatgacaaaaactggATACGTCTTGTAGGATGAGTCACACAAAGAGAAGGGCGGGGAATTGATATCTTTACATTTTGGTGGGTTATATCACATTATCTTGTCTCCATCCCTTTTGAGCAATTGGTAGCTGTGATTTTAAAGAGGTTATTTCAAGTTGGACAATCAAATAGTAATAAAGAAGACTGAATAGAGGGCAGAGCATACATTGAAACCTGTGTAAAGAGCAGTTGGCGGGTGATTTATAGGCGGCAGAAAGTGCCTATTTTAGCTCAGGTTAAGCATTAACCAGTCGAAAACACAAAagattcattgaatttcttgCACCTagcaaataatttttttctactGGAGCATATAGATTTAACAAGGATGTCTGTTAGCTTATGTTATGTTGACAGAGTACAGTGCTGTCCATGAAACAAAGCTGGCGAAAGGCcacattattttaattatttttaggaTTAAGACATTGAGTTTATATTGATTCAAAAGTTTGTTAAGCAATAATAGAGTTTACAGTTTTCTTTTTAGGCATCATATGGAATATGTGCAAATAGAAGCCGTTATGCGGAGTACGGTagatgtacaagaaaaaaagctgtaactGAAACGTGATtctttttttatggttttagtCTGTATCTTATCAAAAGTAAATTTTCTGCTGTTGTCAAGTAATCTGCAGGAAAGTTCAAAGTTCTGTCATATACTTAAAGTATTGACCAGACATTCTGGCTTTAAATCATaatcttttttctgttaatattttatttCCTTGCCCTTCCCTTAGTCATCTGAAATATGCATTCTCCTGTGTCCGCGTTGACCCCTTCTGCTTAAAGGAGAAGTTGCTTTGAAGCAAACCTCAACGACACAGAACAGATGACCAGAAGGAAAAGCGTGTTTTGGCACTCGGCCTGGAATATACAGGGTACAGTCATTGTAGGTCCGGTATAGTATTTGGACAGCGTcagattttaaaaacatttaagatCCCCATGAACATCACCAAAGTCTGACTTCCCTTTAATTCCTGGAGATGCTTTGCCAGGCCCTCACTGGCGGCTTGTTTCTAGTTCCTGCTGCCTTCAGTTGTGTCTTCAGTAGGAGAATTGCCTTGAGATCAGGCCACTGACTTAGTCAGTGAATATT carries:
- the LOC129169451 gene encoding claudin-15-like, which produces MDPIVEAFAFFLGFLGWLMVGIALPNRYWKVSTVDGNVITTSTIYENLWMSCATDSTGVHNCRDFPSLLALSGYLQASRALMIAAIVFGTFGLVGTLVGMQCSKIGGENYLLKGRIAAIGGVFFLLQGLCTMIAVSWYAANITQQFFDQFYPGTKYEIGEGLYIGWSSATLALCGGACLMCACRFKEPGEKMPYPYQPSSRGRLLSTVASQSAHSNYGRNAYV